The following coding sequences are from one Arthrobacter sp. 24S4-2 window:
- a CDS encoding PrpF domain-containing protein encodes MTSPTGTVAVGGSDASLSSVTQVPATLVRGGTSKCWIFRQSDLPPDTSEVERLLVRTFGSPDLRQIDGVGGASSTTSKAIIVDDEKAANGIVEYRFAQIAIDNPSVEWDSNCGNCATGLGLYALHAGLVLPTEDVSRVTIVNTVTGLSLVCEIPTPGGQVPAYGARQLPGQHYPGVPVDIIFEQNSWSSFGAEFPSGKPLDEVTLRGNTYRATLIDAGAPAALFDSRDLGATGQEGAEDLQHLVDLAPELRAAAAKLMNIPDHLTSIPKVGIIGPPPAGETGVSARMISMGALHPAIGLTSAVAVAAASGRQGSVVDQYLVRPEHQSDPNGLVIHMLNGVTRSALNTPAPTKVSFQRSARVISEGTVLVPGD; translated from the coding sequence ATGACCAGTCCAACCGGCACCGTCGCCGTAGGAGGATCGGACGCGTCGTTAAGCTCGGTGACCCAGGTCCCGGCGACCCTCGTCCGTGGCGGAACCAGCAAGTGCTGGATATTCCGCCAAAGCGACCTGCCGCCCGATACTTCAGAGGTGGAACGGCTGCTGGTCCGCACCTTCGGTTCACCGGACCTGCGCCAGATCGACGGAGTTGGCGGTGCGTCCTCCACGACCAGCAAAGCAATCATCGTCGACGACGAAAAAGCTGCAAATGGCATCGTCGAATATCGATTCGCCCAGATTGCCATCGACAACCCGTCGGTGGAGTGGGACAGCAACTGTGGCAACTGCGCGACCGGCCTCGGGTTGTATGCCCTGCACGCGGGGCTTGTCCTACCGACTGAGGACGTTTCCCGCGTCACGATCGTCAACACGGTCACGGGGCTCAGCCTGGTGTGCGAGATTCCCACTCCCGGCGGACAGGTCCCGGCCTATGGAGCGCGACAGCTCCCAGGGCAGCACTATCCCGGGGTCCCGGTGGACATCATCTTCGAACAGAACAGCTGGTCAAGCTTCGGTGCCGAATTCCCCAGCGGCAAACCCTTGGACGAGGTCACCCTAAGAGGAAACACCTACCGCGCAACACTGATTGATGCCGGGGCGCCAGCGGCCCTCTTCGACTCCCGAGATCTAGGAGCGACCGGCCAGGAAGGCGCGGAGGACCTTCAGCACCTGGTCGACTTGGCTCCTGAACTTCGCGCCGCAGCCGCAAAACTCATGAACATCCCGGATCACCTCACCTCCATTCCCAAAGTCGGAATCATCGGACCCCCACCTGCAGGCGAAACCGGCGTGTCCGCGCGGATGATATCCATGGGCGCCCTGCACCCCGCCATCGGCCTGACCAGCGCAGTAGCGGTCGCCGCAGCCTCGGGGCGCCAAGGTTCCGTGGTGGACCAATACCTCGTCAGGCCGGAACATCAGAGCGATCCCAACGGCCTGGTGATCCACATGCTTAACGGCGTCACCAGGTCCGCGCTCAACACCCCAGCCCCCACCAAAGTCTCATTCCAGCGATCCGCCCGGGTCATCAGCGAAGGAACGGTCCTCGTCCCGGGTGACTGA
- a CDS encoding iron ABC transporter permease: MSIKTPLAAPTIAAGERNTGPARHRRVKALANLRKSTPAMIIIAILSVLVVLPLALVLLAAFSDAVPRPGNISLGGLTLENLVLLATPEALGALGNSLMVGAGSAVVALIIGAFLAFVCARTDAPMRKFIFFIGMAPMFIPALVGALAWSLLSSPSAGYLNILLRDLGVDFVINIYSLSGLIFVLGIFYAPYAFLLMHSSLSMMNADLEEAATVHGATLKTMLRTVTLPLALPAVLGSAILVFALTMENFPVAQVIGNPAGIDTLPTYIYRLMNATPAKSNQAASIAIVLTAALLIITVVQQRIINKRKFTTVTGKGNRPRQVPLRNLRWPFTIIALAYFAVAVILPMLALLTASMQATPFVASIPQLFETGALSFSKLGDVLISHDFQLALRNSVLVAIFAAAAGTTLSFVASYVRYRTKSRGGQLIELIAMTPLAVPAIVMGIGLLWTWLLLPVPVYGTLAILAIACVAVFLPQGYRGISASMLQMDQDLEDSAVMLGARRAKAIISVTLPLMRVGITSSFLLFLMLSMRELSASIFLFTSNTRILSILVFDNFDNGQSQSAAAVSVLYIVVIAVLAVIAQKVGADRKLDTIK; the protein is encoded by the coding sequence ATGAGTATCAAAACGCCTCTGGCAGCCCCCACCATCGCAGCCGGGGAACGGAACACCGGACCGGCACGCCACCGCCGCGTCAAAGCACTGGCAAATCTGCGCAAAAGCACACCTGCGATGATCATCATCGCAATACTGAGTGTCCTGGTAGTGCTCCCGCTGGCGCTGGTCCTGCTTGCTGCGTTCTCGGACGCAGTTCCCCGCCCCGGAAACATCTCCCTCGGCGGACTGACCCTTGAGAACCTCGTGCTCCTGGCCACTCCCGAGGCCCTCGGAGCCCTCGGCAATTCGCTCATGGTAGGCGCCGGTTCAGCGGTCGTGGCACTGATCATCGGTGCGTTTCTCGCGTTCGTCTGTGCACGCACCGACGCCCCGATGCGCAAGTTCATCTTCTTCATCGGCATGGCTCCCATGTTCATTCCGGCACTCGTCGGGGCCCTGGCCTGGTCACTGCTCTCCTCCCCCAGCGCCGGCTACCTCAATATTCTGCTCCGGGACCTGGGCGTGGACTTCGTCATCAACATCTACAGCCTGTCTGGCCTGATCTTCGTACTCGGCATTTTTTACGCCCCGTATGCTTTCCTCCTCATGCACAGCTCGTTGTCCATGATGAACGCGGACCTCGAAGAAGCCGCGACAGTCCATGGGGCAACACTGAAGACCATGTTGCGGACAGTCACCCTCCCGTTGGCGCTGCCGGCTGTCCTCGGGTCAGCAATTCTCGTTTTCGCCCTGACCATGGAAAACTTTCCCGTCGCCCAAGTGATCGGTAACCCGGCAGGCATCGACACACTGCCCACGTACATCTACCGGCTGATGAACGCGACACCGGCCAAGAGCAACCAGGCAGCCAGCATCGCCATCGTTCTGACCGCAGCCCTGCTCATCATCACCGTCGTTCAGCAGCGCATCATCAACAAACGTAAGTTCACCACCGTGACCGGAAAAGGTAACAGGCCCCGACAAGTACCGTTGCGGAACCTGCGCTGGCCGTTCACCATCATCGCCCTGGCCTACTTTGCGGTCGCGGTCATCCTTCCGATGCTTGCACTGCTGACAGCCTCAATGCAGGCCACACCGTTCGTCGCCTCAATTCCACAGCTCTTTGAAACCGGGGCGCTCAGCTTCTCCAAGCTCGGTGACGTCCTTATCTCCCACGATTTCCAGCTCGCTCTGCGCAACAGCGTCCTCGTGGCGATTTTCGCCGCCGCGGCAGGGACAACGCTGAGCTTCGTCGCCTCCTACGTCCGCTACCGGACCAAGTCCCGCGGCGGCCAACTCATCGAGCTGATAGCCATGACCCCGCTGGCGGTCCCCGCCATCGTTATGGGGATCGGACTGCTCTGGACGTGGCTGCTACTGCCCGTGCCTGTCTACGGAACACTGGCCATCCTCGCCATAGCCTGTGTGGCAGTCTTCCTGCCCCAGGGCTACCGCGGCATCTCGGCCTCGATGCTGCAAATGGACCAGGACCTGGAAGACAGCGCCGTCATGCTCGGTGCCCGCCGGGCGAAAGCCATCATCTCCGTCACTCTTCCACTCATGCGCGTCGGCATCACGTCCTCATTCCTCCTCTTCCTCATGCTCTCAATGAGGGAGCTCAGCGCCTCAATCTTCCTCTTCACATCCAATACCCGGATCCTCTCGATTCTGGTATTCGACAACTTCGACAACGGACAAAGCCAATCCGCCGCCGCGGTCAGCGTTCTGTACATCGTCGTCATCGCCGTGCTGGCCGTGATCGCCCAAAAAGTGGGCGCCGACCGCAAGCTCGACACCATCAAATAG
- a CDS encoding transposase → MITALQRTRPSGHMADPEYVCLLTLKALATRCQSLAAEIATADAALQEILDTYAPMLCDLPGVGTEVASQLLVTVGDNPDRLGNEAKFAVLVGVAPIPASSGKTTRHRLSRGGDRNANHALYQVVLVRMASCQRTKDYVAKRTTEGKSKREIMRCLKRYAAREIYRQITNPQAAPNNADLRHRHTTLGVTITAAARELGQWPSKISLLERDLIRNDALATSYRQWLAEQASAIPI, encoded by the coding sequence ATGATCACGGCCCTGCAGCGCACCAGGCCTTCGGGCCATATGGCTGACCCCGAGTACGTGTGCCTGCTGACATTGAAAGCCCTGGCCACCCGTTGCCAGTCACTCGCCGCAGAAATAGCCACCGCTGACGCCGCGCTCCAGGAAATCCTTGATACCTACGCGCCGATGCTCTGTGACCTTCCAGGTGTAGGAACGGAAGTGGCAAGCCAGCTCCTGGTCACCGTCGGAGACAACCCGGACCGCCTTGGAAATGAGGCCAAGTTCGCTGTCCTCGTCGGGGTCGCCCCCATACCTGCATCCTCGGGTAAAACGACCCGTCACCGGCTCAGCCGAGGCGGCGACCGCAACGCCAATCACGCCCTGTACCAGGTCGTCCTGGTCCGCATGGCCTCGTGCCAACGGACCAAAGACTACGTGGCCAAACGCACCACGGAGGGCAAAAGCAAACGGGAAATCATGCGCTGCCTCAAACGCTACGCAGCCCGGGAAATTTACCGTCAGATCACCAACCCCCAAGCAGCTCCAAACAACGCCGATCTTCGCCACAGGCACACCACACTCGGTGTCACCATCACGGCCGCAGCCCGCGAACTTGGCCAATGGCCCTCGAAAATTTCCCTCCTGGAACGGGACCTGATCCGAAACGACGCTCTCGCCACGAGCTACCGCCAGTGGCTGGCCGAGCAAGCTTCGGCAATCCCGATTTGA
- a CDS encoding site-specific integrase: MSSSSVESYARDLLRWFRFLWRSDRDWDRVTRDDVRDFVMSLRETFKRPAEIRRPAGPAVNEVSGKPYLSDVYAPRTINHNLSVISAFYDYHLRALTGPLRNPVPERLTQGGRFGAHHNPEDEYRHGRRADYRQKVPIQAARSIPDKAFEDLFTALGTDRDRALVAFYVSSAARPSELVGLTNRRVDAGQQCISVTRKGSGAVQRIPASPEAFSWFRLYQEALPEELTRSGLSAWWTLRRPYRPLNYEAARAVIRRVNVVLGANWTLHDFRHTAAMRMAQDPKVSITDIQAVLGHVHLSTTEAYLKPRNDEVIESVNRHLSSRASDILAAGGVPASPSRYSAEDMTDLFGGTRWQ, encoded by the coding sequence ATGAGCTCGTCCAGCGTTGAATCGTATGCCAGGGATTTATTGCGGTGGTTCCGCTTTCTGTGGCGCTCCGATCGGGACTGGGACCGGGTGACCCGGGATGATGTCCGGGATTTTGTGATGAGTCTGCGCGAAACGTTCAAGCGCCCCGCGGAGATCCGCCGGCCAGCTGGGCCTGCCGTCAATGAAGTCTCAGGAAAACCCTATTTAAGCGACGTCTACGCTCCCCGGACCATCAATCACAACCTCTCGGTGATCAGCGCGTTTTACGACTACCACCTGCGGGCGTTGACGGGGCCTCTGCGCAATCCCGTTCCGGAGAGGCTCACGCAGGGCGGGCGCTTCGGTGCCCACCACAACCCCGAAGACGAGTACAGACATGGACGGCGGGCTGATTACCGGCAAAAGGTTCCGATTCAGGCGGCCCGTTCCATCCCGGACAAAGCGTTCGAAGATCTGTTCACCGCCCTCGGCACGGACAGGGACCGGGCGCTGGTGGCGTTCTATGTCTCAAGTGCCGCGCGTCCTTCCGAGCTCGTCGGGCTGACAAACAGGAGGGTGGATGCAGGTCAGCAGTGCATTTCGGTGACGCGGAAGGGCTCGGGAGCTGTTCAGCGGATTCCCGCATCCCCTGAGGCGTTCAGTTGGTTCCGGCTGTATCAGGAAGCTCTCCCCGAAGAGCTCACCCGTTCCGGGCTCTCGGCGTGGTGGACTCTCAGAAGGCCCTATCGGCCCCTGAACTATGAGGCGGCCCGGGCAGTCATCCGCCGGGTGAACGTTGTGCTTGGCGCGAACTGGACGCTTCACGATTTCCGTCACACCGCCGCTATGCGTATGGCTCAGGACCCGAAGGTGTCCATCACCGACATTCAGGCGGTTCTTGGCCATGTCCATCTCTCGACGACCGAAGCGTATCTGAAGCCACGTAATGACGAAGTGATCGAGAGCGTGAACCGGCATCTTTCATCGCGTGCTTCCGACATCCTTGCTGCCGGCGGGGTACCGGCTTCCCCGTCACGCTACTCAGCCGAAGACATGACCGATCTTTTTGGCGGCACCCGGTGGCAGTAG
- a CDS encoding ABC transporter ATP-binding protein, with protein MKISIQNLQLKYGDFVAIENLNLDIGDGEALVLLGQSGCGKTSTMRCLAGLEEPSAGRIIIDDVVVFDSEKGINLPPNKRNVGMVFQSYAVWPHMTVFQNVAYSLNLQKLSKKGVKERVTEVLTMVGLEKFAERGASLLSGGQMQRVALARSLVMRPSVLMLDEPLSNLDARLRDRLRVELREIQLRLGLTCVYVTHDQHEAFALADRIALLQGGKIVQIGGPREMYETPASASIAHFLGVSNVMDCETVAAGDGSSSATVAGHDFTVHSSQRIPSGTPEMKVCMRAEDLQISAQPKTAANAWKGKVMVAGFQGNDVRYAVELDSGLELDALGTVKRGEQHEVGDSVWVTIEPGQVQILPAEVLV; from the coding sequence ATGAAAATCAGCATCCAGAATCTGCAACTCAAATACGGTGATTTCGTCGCCATCGAAAACCTCAACCTCGATATCGGAGACGGTGAGGCACTGGTACTCCTGGGCCAATCGGGCTGCGGCAAGACCAGCACCATGCGCTGCCTGGCCGGTTTGGAGGAGCCGAGCGCCGGCAGGATCATCATCGATGACGTCGTCGTATTTGATTCGGAAAAAGGCATTAACCTGCCTCCCAATAAGCGCAACGTCGGCATGGTCTTCCAGTCCTACGCCGTTTGGCCCCACATGACCGTCTTCCAGAACGTTGCCTATTCCCTGAACCTGCAGAAACTCTCCAAGAAAGGGGTCAAGGAACGCGTGACGGAAGTCCTGACGATGGTCGGACTGGAAAAATTTGCCGAGCGTGGCGCCAGCCTTCTGAGCGGCGGGCAGATGCAGCGCGTGGCCTTGGCCCGCAGCCTTGTCATGCGCCCCAGCGTGCTGATGCTTGACGAGCCTCTCTCGAACCTGGATGCAAGGCTTCGTGACAGACTCCGCGTCGAACTTCGTGAAATCCAGCTGCGCCTGGGCCTGACATGCGTTTATGTGACGCACGACCAGCACGAAGCCTTCGCCCTGGCCGACCGCATTGCCCTGCTGCAAGGGGGCAAGATCGTTCAGATCGGAGGCCCGCGCGAGATGTACGAAACGCCGGCCAGCGCCTCCATCGCCCACTTCCTCGGCGTCTCCAACGTCATGGACTGCGAGACTGTCGCCGCCGGAGACGGTTCCTCGTCCGCGACGGTCGCCGGACACGACTTCACTGTTCACTCCTCGCAACGCATCCCCTCCGGCACCCCGGAAATGAAGGTATGCATGCGGGCGGAAGACCTCCAGATCAGCGCCCAGCCCAAAACTGCAGCCAACGCGTGGAAGGGGAAAGTCATGGTCGCCGGGTTCCAGGGCAACGATGTCCGATACGCCGTCGAACTGGACAGCGGTCTTGAACTTGACGCCCTCGGAACGGTCAAGCGCGGGGAACAACACGAAGTGGGGGACTCCGTCTGGGTCACCATCGAGCCCGGTCAGGTCCAGATCCTCCCCGCGGAGGTGCTCGTATGA
- a CDS encoding transposase: MANETTNITGIDTHADTHHVAIINEHGKPLADREFLAVGSGYRKIVEFITSYGTVTAVGVEGTGSYVAEIAKTLRGEGLCVLEVNRPNRAARRLKGKSDPLDAYQAAQSVLDGRTTSIPKAKDGPVECLRILRAGRTSALKARTAAINQIKGLLVSAPDKLRSKYRGLGPRR, encoded by the coding sequence TTGGCAAACGAAACAACCAACATCACCGGTATCGACACCCACGCCGACACACACCACGTGGCCATCATCAACGAACACGGCAAGCCCCTGGCGGACAGGGAATTCCTGGCAGTGGGATCGGGATACCGCAAGATCGTGGAGTTCATCACCAGCTACGGCACAGTCACCGCCGTAGGGGTCGAAGGAACAGGATCCTACGTGGCCGAAATCGCCAAGACCCTGCGCGGTGAGGGTCTATGTGTGCTGGAGGTCAACCGACCAAACCGGGCCGCGCGCCGGCTGAAGGGCAAATCCGATCCGCTGGATGCCTACCAAGCCGCCCAATCGGTACTCGACGGCCGGACCACATCGATTCCGAAAGCCAAAGATGGTCCCGTTGAATGCCTGCGAATCCTGCGTGCCGGCCGCACCTCGGCCCTAAAGGCCCGCACCGCAGCCATCAATCAGATCAAGGGCCTGCTCGTTTCAGCTCCGGACAAACTCCGGTCGAAATACAGGGGGCTGGGACCTCGGCGATGA
- a CDS encoding GntR family transcriptional regulator — MCTAIATVEEENLMSNPALMSPYLMIRNAIIAQELPPRAQLVENALAKKYSVSRTPIREALRRLETEGLVERIGSRMQVREYRPEEMLDLYEVRSFLEEAAAKTAALRHTDMDLMLIERAHQSMVDLKFEEATAAQLAAVNRTFHERIWAASHSAALLDLLDRILVHFIRYPGTTLSTPARWNQVLKEHEELVAAIRDRDADRAGRIASAHLEVAKNIRIEMYIDAQEIPAP; from the coding sequence ATGTGCACAGCCATCGCCACCGTTGAAGAGGAGAACCTGATGAGCAATCCGGCACTGATGAGTCCGTACCTGATGATTCGAAACGCCATCATTGCCCAGGAGCTTCCACCCAGGGCCCAGCTGGTGGAAAATGCGTTGGCCAAAAAATACAGCGTGTCCCGCACTCCGATCCGCGAAGCGTTGCGCCGGCTCGAAACCGAAGGGCTCGTGGAGCGCATCGGCTCCCGCATGCAGGTCCGGGAGTACCGGCCCGAGGAAATGCTGGACCTGTACGAGGTCAGATCGTTCCTTGAAGAGGCTGCGGCGAAGACCGCCGCGCTGCGTCACACGGACATGGATCTCATGCTGATCGAACGTGCCCACCAAAGCATGGTCGATCTGAAGTTCGAGGAAGCCACCGCCGCACAGCTCGCCGCGGTCAACCGCACCTTTCACGAGCGCATCTGGGCTGCCAGCCACAGCGCGGCGCTGCTGGACCTGCTGGACCGCATCCTGGTGCACTTCATCCGTTATCCCGGGACCACACTCTCCACGCCTGCCCGCTGGAACCAGGTCCTCAAGGAGCACGAGGAGCTGGTTGCCGCTATCCGGGACCGTGATGCAGACAGGGCCGGGAGGATCGCCAGCGCCCACCTGGAAGTTGCAAAGAACATTCGCATCGAAATGT
- a CDS encoding ABC transporter substrate-binding protein — translation MKLASKIPLIGASVLLSLGMAACGTPQSSSVVTATAEVKTDDGLVINGESITDKATYDKAKTQTLSLYSGYTESSESALVAAFTKDTGIKVNVVRLTPNKLAERVLSEQGAGKLGADVIRTSDYRIAKSLEDAKVWQTYDVPGAAQFEDVSVDGGQFTRMFNSIYTIGYNTQLVKEADAPKSWADAVSGKYQGKLGIVQGGSGGSTAALNRFMETKMGTDYFQKYAAQKPTIYDSLGAEATALARGEVAVGTVTVSGTNISAVQDKAPVKFIVPEEGLVAYDYYLGMAASATNVEAAQVFMNYNLSKHGQKVFAQLGEYPARTDVEPPTIMGVQLPAVDSGKVYRMPNTDATTFGKEDLAKWNKVFGYSK, via the coding sequence ATGAAGTTAGCGTCCAAAATCCCCCTGATCGGAGCAAGCGTCCTTCTCTCCCTGGGCATGGCCGCCTGCGGGACACCCCAAAGCAGCAGCGTCGTCACTGCCACTGCCGAAGTCAAAACCGACGACGGGCTCGTCATCAATGGCGAGTCCATCACGGACAAGGCGACCTATGACAAGGCCAAAACCCAGACGCTGAGCCTCTACTCGGGCTACACCGAGTCATCCGAAAGCGCACTCGTCGCTGCCTTCACCAAGGACACCGGCATCAAAGTCAACGTCGTGCGATTGACCCCAAACAAACTCGCAGAACGCGTCCTGTCCGAACAGGGCGCCGGCAAGCTCGGGGCTGACGTGATCCGCACCTCGGACTACCGGATCGCGAAGTCCCTGGAGGACGCCAAAGTCTGGCAGACCTACGACGTCCCCGGCGCCGCGCAGTTCGAGGACGTCTCGGTCGACGGCGGACAGTTCACCCGGATGTTCAACTCCATCTACACCATCGGCTACAACACCCAACTGGTAAAGGAGGCCGACGCCCCCAAGTCCTGGGCCGACGCCGTCAGCGGAAAATATCAGGGCAAGCTCGGCATCGTCCAGGGCGGCTCAGGTGGCAGCACCGCGGCGCTGAACCGGTTCATGGAAACAAAGATGGGCACGGACTACTTCCAGAAGTACGCGGCACAGAAACCCACCATCTACGACTCCCTCGGCGCCGAAGCCACCGCCCTCGCCCGCGGCGAGGTCGCCGTAGGAACCGTAACGGTCAGCGGAACCAACATCTCCGCAGTCCAGGACAAAGCGCCCGTAAAGTTCATCGTCCCGGAAGAAGGCCTCGTCGCCTACGACTACTACCTCGGCATGGCAGCCTCAGCAACGAACGTCGAGGCCGCCCAGGTATTCATGAATTACAACCTTTCCAAGCACGGACAAAAGGTCTTCGCCCAACTCGGCGAATACCCCGCCCGAACCGATGTTGAACCCCCCACGATCATGGGCGTCCAGCTCCCTGCAGTCGACTCCGGCAAGGTCTACCGCATGCCAAACACCGACGCCACCACCTTTGGCAAAGAAGACCTCGCCAAGTGGAACAAGGTCTTCGGCTACAGCAAGTAA
- a CDS encoding site-specific integrase yields the protein MGVILAALSVFEGDTWQARWESAGCQDAGVDWRQRIGGPWEGIHVKRSADESGHGIADLIAMDVIRPSYTWLRRALPRFHRIRRNRHPEFFARMVEHGTARAVAPPNFGNSLVVMTKVLARTGLPVEQLLPEHLLEYRDFQIGRGQKPDGLTYAWSMLKDLGVFDVSTPGLLQAVSVERPSVEQMIDAYEIRSGPVREMLIRYLKSRAVSLDYSTLRWLVYELAKNFWSDIEAHNPGAHSLHIGFDEGRAWLNRLLQGPLAGKHRSLFAVRALYLDIASWATDDAYWAQWAAPSFLTREDTKGAAKHKLRTQARIHQRIRDLGPLLPRLLSSTATELKSAQALLAAGTATGPGDDFEHQGIVYQRQPLSQRTSSSPRGAGRVWISGGRFERRVDLTQLEENCFWSWALVNTLNETGVRIEELVEITTLALSIYRLPGSGEALPLLQTVPSKTDRERVLLVSPELAHVFALVKKRISRADGIVPLTIRYDEAERLYSAPLPHLFQTHIGSERRAMSPGRVRIAIRSAVARAGLRDETGAEYRFTPHDFRRLFATSALAAGLPIHILAKLMGHQNIVTTQGYAAVHDEETFRHFRRFVDRRRALRPREDYLDPSSAEIQEFHDHFKKRKVELGSCGRAYGTPCIHEHACIRCPVLRPDPLQRPRLEELIEALMNRKIEAEERGWLGELEGIEISLNAARDKLVQMRTQVSLGLPTFPSP from the coding sequence GTGGGCGTCATCCTCGCGGCGTTGTCGGTGTTTGAAGGCGACACATGGCAGGCGCGGTGGGAGAGCGCCGGATGCCAGGACGCCGGCGTCGATTGGAGGCAGAGAATTGGCGGCCCCTGGGAGGGGATCCATGTGAAGCGATCGGCGGACGAGTCCGGGCATGGAATTGCGGACCTGATTGCGATGGACGTGATCCGCCCGAGCTACACCTGGCTCCGGAGAGCATTGCCGCGGTTCCATCGGATTCGCCGGAACCGGCATCCGGAATTTTTTGCGCGAATGGTTGAACACGGGACGGCCCGTGCCGTGGCGCCGCCGAACTTCGGCAACAGCCTGGTGGTGATGACGAAGGTCCTCGCACGCACCGGCCTGCCGGTCGAGCAGCTGCTCCCTGAACACCTTCTTGAGTACCGCGATTTCCAGATCGGGCGTGGACAGAAGCCTGACGGACTGACCTACGCCTGGTCCATGCTCAAGGACCTCGGCGTCTTCGATGTGTCGACACCTGGATTGCTGCAGGCGGTCTCGGTTGAGCGGCCTTCGGTCGAGCAGATGATCGACGCATACGAGATCCGAAGCGGACCCGTTCGGGAGATGCTCATCCGCTACCTGAAATCGAGGGCTGTGTCGCTGGACTACTCGACTCTTCGGTGGCTGGTGTACGAATTGGCAAAGAACTTCTGGAGCGACATCGAGGCCCACAATCCGGGGGCTCACAGCCTCCATATCGGTTTCGATGAGGGGAGGGCGTGGCTGAATCGGCTTCTACAGGGACCTTTGGCTGGCAAGCACCGCTCGCTTTTTGCCGTGCGGGCGCTGTATCTGGACATCGCGTCGTGGGCCACCGATGACGCGTACTGGGCCCAGTGGGCGGCGCCATCTTTCCTGACCCGTGAAGATACCAAGGGGGCCGCGAAGCACAAACTGCGGACACAGGCCCGGATCCATCAAAGGATCCGGGATCTTGGACCACTGCTCCCGCGGCTGCTGTCGAGCACTGCAACGGAATTGAAGTCCGCTCAAGCGCTACTGGCCGCTGGGACGGCCACTGGCCCTGGGGATGATTTTGAGCATCAAGGGATCGTCTACCAGCGGCAACCCTTGAGCCAGAGAACGAGCAGCTCTCCCCGGGGCGCAGGCCGGGTCTGGATATCCGGCGGCCGCTTCGAGCGTCGGGTGGATCTGACCCAGCTGGAGGAGAACTGTTTCTGGAGCTGGGCGCTCGTCAACACGTTGAACGAGACAGGAGTCCGTATCGAGGAACTTGTCGAGATCACAACGCTCGCACTGTCCATCTACAGGCTTCCCGGGAGCGGCGAAGCGCTTCCGCTTCTGCAGACCGTTCCCTCAAAGACCGACAGGGAACGGGTCCTGCTCGTCTCGCCCGAGCTCGCACATGTCTTCGCATTGGTGAAGAAACGCATTTCCCGTGCCGATGGCATTGTCCCTTTGACTATCCGCTATGACGAGGCTGAGCGCCTCTACAGCGCTCCACTGCCTCACCTGTTCCAGACACACATCGGGAGCGAACGCCGGGCAATGTCTCCGGGCCGGGTGAGGATCGCCATTCGCAGCGCTGTCGCCCGGGCCGGCCTCAGGGACGAGACAGGCGCCGAGTACAGGTTCACTCCGCACGATTTTCGACGCCTCTTCGCAACATCCGCCCTGGCCGCAGGGTTGCCGATCCATATTCTCGCGAAGCTGATGGGGCATCAGAACATTGTCACAACTCAGGGATACGCTGCCGTTCACGATGAGGAGACTTTCCGGCACTTCCGAAGATTCGTGGACAGACGACGGGCGTTGCGGCCACGGGAAGACTACCTGGATCCAAGCTCTGCAGAGATCCAGGAATTTCATGATCACTTCAAGAAACGAAAGGTCGAGCTGGGAAGTTGCGGACGGGCCTACGGGACACCGTGCATTCACGAGCACGCATGCATACGGTGTCCCGTGCTCCGCCCCGATCCCTTGCAACGTCCCCGGTTGGAGGAACTGATCGAGGCGCTCATGAACCGGAAGATCGAGGCCGAAGAACGCGGATGGCTGGGTGAGCTCGAAGGGATAGAGATCAGCCTGAACGCCGCTCGGGACAAGCTCGTACAAATGAGGACACAGGTGTCCCTTGGCCTCCCGACGTTCCCATCACCCTGA